The following proteins are encoded in a genomic region of Anaerobaca lacustris:
- a CDS encoding GxGYxYP domain-containing protein has translation MRLFHWIVLWLVLFVQASGAEPGPIRLYDLTYTLDIDAARPDRVQMAWDHCHAVAALQGLVNRHEPSLYIRFAHSRYRNRNIDDFWLEKLSEPGGWLHGRPIQHIETLTDLIAQFRSHIRGLVVYDPNVAATSNVASTVAGVEDLLPVRYDRREGSLYRLLVEGKPALPVRRWLIGPDGTALFTGAGRIPGTDLPSTGSAKCDAYLWMKHNYLDAGRCDGAYGAYYLDQYWMKKPRNAVLNHHCLTNHDFFVARKAFFFDLGIWADETPVDDPDQEPGTDLETLKALLLSAYHHGGKENMIHIGGFVPWAHKYTTHGDAGGRHDPVPTEWEYGRIISAYNGFMDADAISYGAMANASFFMHFPKRLEYPQEWVTRRELAERGYLDADGQVKFDGREFVIFYVGDYDCAAWLYQRTMDIWDDPARGQVPMMWCISPVLDRRAPMAMDYMRRTATPNDYFASADNGAGYCEPGMLQEPRGVSGLPCGLDAWGRHCKTFYDRWGLSVTGFIIYAHGPELNGAGLDCYASFSPNGIVPSGGPASLLHKGMPVLRFDHDVNEGDPADAARHVVQRIAQRRAEGHAPFHWFRNILKTPTWYVRTHDAIQQINPKIELLDAPTFFELYRIHLENHGPSSP, from the coding sequence ATGCGTCTGTTTCATTGGATCGTTCTGTGGCTCGTCCTTTTCGTGCAGGCGTCGGGCGCCGAGCCGGGCCCGATCCGGCTCTATGACCTGACGTATACCCTCGATATCGATGCGGCCCGGCCCGATCGGGTGCAAATGGCGTGGGACCATTGTCACGCGGTGGCCGCCTTGCAGGGACTGGTCAATCGTCACGAGCCGTCGCTCTACATTCGTTTCGCGCACTCTCGGTACCGCAACCGAAACATCGACGACTTCTGGCTGGAAAAGCTGTCCGAGCCGGGCGGGTGGCTCCACGGCCGGCCGATCCAGCACATCGAGACCCTCACCGACCTGATCGCACAGTTCCGCTCGCACATTCGCGGCCTCGTGGTCTACGACCCGAACGTCGCGGCCACCAGCAACGTCGCCTCGACGGTGGCCGGCGTCGAAGACCTGCTGCCGGTCCGCTACGACCGGCGCGAGGGCAGCCTCTACCGCCTGCTGGTCGAGGGCAAGCCGGCGCTGCCGGTCCGGCGCTGGCTCATCGGGCCGGACGGGACGGCCCTGTTCACGGGCGCCGGACGCATTCCCGGCACGGACCTGCCCTCCACCGGTTCGGCCAAGTGCGACGCCTATCTGTGGATGAAGCACAACTATCTCGACGCCGGCCGGTGCGACGGCGCTTACGGGGCCTATTACCTCGATCAGTACTGGATGAAGAAGCCGCGAAACGCCGTGTTGAACCATCACTGCCTGACCAACCACGATTTCTTCGTGGCGCGCAAGGCCTTCTTCTTCGACCTTGGCATCTGGGCCGACGAGACGCCCGTCGATGATCCGGACCAGGAGCCGGGGACTGACCTGGAGACGCTCAAGGCCCTGCTGCTCAGCGCCTACCACCACGGCGGCAAGGAGAACATGATCCACATCGGCGGCTTCGTCCCCTGGGCGCACAAATACACCACGCACGGCGACGCCGGCGGACGCCACGACCCGGTGCCCACCGAATGGGAATACGGCCGGATCATCAGTGCCTACAACGGTTTCATGGACGCCGACGCGATCAGCTACGGCGCGATGGCCAATGCCTCGTTTTTCATGCACTTCCCGAAGCGGCTTGAATACCCGCAAGAGTGGGTGACGCGGCGGGAACTCGCCGAGCGTGGGTATCTCGACGCGGACGGACAGGTCAAATTCGACGGGCGCGAGTTCGTGATCTTTTACGTCGGGGACTACGACTGCGCCGCCTGGCTCTACCAGCGGACGATGGACATCTGGGACGACCCGGCGCGCGGCCAGGTGCCGATGATGTGGTGCATCAGTCCGGTGCTCGACCGCCGGGCGCCGATGGCGATGGACTACATGCGTCGCACCGCCACGCCGAACGACTACTTCGCCTCGGCCGACAACGGGGCGGGCTACTGCGAGCCCGGCATGCTCCAGGAGCCGCGCGGCGTCTCCGGCCTGCCCTGTGGACTGGACGCCTGGGGGCGGCACTGCAAGACGTTCTACGACCGCTGGGGCCTGAGCGTCACGGGGTTCATCATCTACGCGCACGGGCCGGAGCTGAACGGAGCGGGACTGGACTGTTATGCCTCGTTCAGTCCCAACGGCATCGTGCCGTCCGGCGGGCCCGCTTCGCTGCTGCACAAGGGCATGCCCGTCCTGCGGTTCGACCACGACGTCAACGAAGGCGATCCGGCCGACGCGGCCCGCCACGTGGTGCAGCGGATTGCCCAGCGCCGCGCGGAAGGCCATGCCCCGTTCCACTGGTTCCGCAACATCCTCAAGACGCCCACCTGGTACGTGCGGACGCATGATGCGATCCAGCAGATTAACCCCAAGATCGAACTGCTCGACGCCCCGACGTTCTTCGAACTGTATCGCATCCACCTGGAAAACCACGGCCCATCGAGCCCATAA